The following are encoded in a window of Streptomyces sp. 11x1 genomic DNA:
- a CDS encoding aldehyde dehydrogenase family protein — MSLTRELHIDGKDVPALSGRTAEDVNPYTGEVYATVAAAGPQDVALAVDAADAAFAAWAALAPFARRAIFLKAADLLDARAEQVAEIMAREAGGTRPWAYFNVALAANILREAAAAITAPRGEVLSSQKEGALGLAVREPLGVVAAFAPWNAPVILGVRAVAAPLAAGNTVVVKPSEDAPIACGLLVADVFREAGLPDGVLNVVTNAPEDAAEIAEALISDERVRAVNFTGSTGVGRIIGEHAARHLKPAVLELGGKNSVIVLDDADVDYAVDAVTFSVFMNAGQICMSGDRILVHESLAEEFAQKFTAKVAGLQAGDPNHPHTVVGPLVSASAAQRVASLVKDAVAKGATVLTGGGQPEGAVHPATVLTDVPKDADLYYAEAFGPICVVETFGDDADAVAVANDTDNGLSCGIITENATHGLAVARRIRTGIVHVNDQSVADEPMAPFGGIKASGYGRFGGRWGIEAFSNTRWVTIATQQAHYPF; from the coding sequence ATGTCTCTCACCCGTGAACTCCACATCGACGGCAAGGACGTCCCCGCCCTTTCCGGCCGCACCGCCGAGGACGTCAACCCCTACACCGGCGAGGTCTACGCGACGGTCGCCGCGGCCGGCCCGCAGGACGTGGCCCTGGCCGTGGACGCCGCCGACGCCGCGTTCGCCGCATGGGCCGCGCTCGCGCCGTTCGCCCGTCGCGCGATCTTCCTCAAGGCAGCGGATCTGCTGGACGCGCGTGCCGAGCAGGTCGCCGAGATCATGGCCCGGGAGGCGGGCGGCACCCGGCCGTGGGCGTACTTCAACGTGGCGCTGGCGGCGAACATCCTGCGGGAGGCGGCGGCCGCGATCACCGCGCCGCGCGGCGAGGTCCTCAGCAGCCAGAAGGAGGGCGCGCTCGGTCTCGCGGTGCGTGAACCGCTGGGCGTGGTGGCGGCGTTCGCGCCGTGGAACGCGCCCGTCATCCTCGGTGTACGGGCCGTCGCGGCGCCGCTGGCCGCCGGGAACACGGTCGTCGTCAAGCCCAGCGAGGACGCGCCGATCGCCTGCGGCCTGCTGGTCGCGGACGTGTTCCGCGAGGCGGGCCTCCCCGACGGCGTGCTCAACGTCGTCACCAACGCCCCCGAGGACGCCGCGGAGATCGCCGAGGCGCTGATCTCCGACGAGCGGGTACGCGCGGTGAACTTCACCGGCTCCACCGGCGTCGGCCGGATCATCGGCGAGCACGCGGCCCGTCATCTCAAGCCCGCCGTGCTGGAGTTGGGCGGCAAGAACTCCGTGATCGTGCTCGACGACGCCGATGTGGACTACGCGGTCGACGCCGTCACCTTCAGCGTCTTCATGAACGCCGGGCAGATCTGCATGTCCGGCGACCGCATCCTCGTCCACGAGTCGCTGGCCGAGGAGTTCGCGCAGAAGTTCACCGCCAAGGTCGCCGGTCTCCAGGCCGGGGACCCGAACCACCCGCACACCGTGGTCGGCCCGCTGGTCAGCGCCTCCGCCGCACAGCGCGTCGCCTCGCTGGTCAAGGACGCCGTCGCCAAGGGCGCCACGGTGCTCACCGGGGGCGGGCAGCCCGAGGGCGCGGTGCACCCGGCGACCGTGCTCACCGACGTCCCCAAGGACGCCGACCTGTACTACGCGGAGGCCTTCGGGCCGATCTGCGTGGTCGAGACGTTCGGCGACGATGCGGACGCCGTGGCGGTCGCCAACGACACCGACAACGGTCTGAGCTGCGGCATCATCACCGAGAACGCCACCCACGGACTGGCCGTCGCGCGCCGGATCCGTACCGGCATCGTGCACGTGAACGACCAGTCGGTGGCGGACGAGCCGATGGCCCCCTTCGGCGGGATCAAGGCCTCCGGCTACGGGCGCTTCGGCGGCCGCTGGGGCATCGAGGCGTTCTCCAACACCCGCTGGGTGACCATCGCGACCCAGCAGGCCCACTATCCGTTCTGA
- a CDS encoding AraC family transcriptional regulator, with product MMAKNRHDSPRDIPEILFAAPAGTPAGIEVMSLAELRRRVSEDALARPRRPGFHHLLTLTSGALRHVVDFDGYALRPGSWLWVRPGQVHQWGDLAHAEGTLILFQQDVLDPATATAARVDDPYAPVVTAPGAADAEAVAMAADHLSQEFRSLGRLPLDMHIAALRHLLAVLLLRLAHLTGPSDGPAPEPDATYLRFRDAVERHFTATRRVEDYAQMLGYSGRTLARATLSGAGLSAKEFIDRRVVLEAKRLLAHSDDSAARISDRLGFVTPSQFSKFFIQRTGRTPIDFRIGVRGRAAGSEPSTAPGRGADGRTDQNG from the coding sequence ATGATGGCCAAAAACCGACACGACTCCCCACGCGACATCCCGGAGATCCTCTTCGCCGCGCCCGCCGGTACACCCGCCGGCATCGAGGTCATGTCGCTGGCCGAGCTACGGCGGCGCGTCTCCGAGGACGCCCTTGCCCGGCCCCGACGCCCCGGATTCCATCATCTGCTCACGCTCACCTCGGGCGCCCTCCGGCACGTCGTCGACTTCGACGGCTACGCCCTGCGTCCGGGCTCCTGGCTCTGGGTCCGCCCGGGGCAGGTGCACCAGTGGGGCGACCTCGCCCACGCCGAGGGCACCCTCATCCTCTTCCAGCAGGACGTGCTGGACCCGGCCACGGCGACAGCCGCGAGGGTCGACGATCCGTACGCACCGGTCGTCACCGCTCCCGGCGCGGCCGACGCCGAGGCGGTGGCCATGGCCGCGGACCACCTGAGTCAAGAGTTCCGGTCCCTCGGCCGTCTGCCTCTCGACATGCACATCGCGGCTCTGCGGCACCTGCTCGCCGTCCTCCTGCTGCGGCTGGCACACCTCACCGGCCCATCCGACGGCCCCGCTCCGGAGCCCGACGCGACCTACCTGCGCTTCCGGGACGCGGTCGAACGGCACTTCACCGCCACCCGACGGGTGGAGGACTACGCCCAGATGCTCGGCTACTCGGGGCGCACGCTGGCCCGGGCGACCCTGTCGGGCGCCGGGCTCAGCGCGAAGGAGTTCATCGACCGCAGGGTCGTGCTGGAGGCGAAGCGTCTGCTGGCACACAGCGACGACAGCGCGGCCCGGATCTCGGACCGCCTCGGCTTCGTCACGCCTTCCCAGTTCAGCAAGTTCTTCATACAGCGCACGGGTCGTACCCCGATCGACTTTCGCATCGGGGTACGGGGGCGTGCCGCAGGATCGGAGCCGTCGACGGCGCCCGGCCGGGGCGCCGACGGACGGACCGATCAGAACGGATAG
- a CDS encoding FadR/GntR family transcriptional regulator has product MSLTDKAIEQIRELIRTGELLPGSKLPPEPDLAAQLGLSRNLAREAVKALAVARVLEVKRGDGTYVTSLQASVLLEGLGGAVELLQADAGALLDLMEVRRLLEPAATGLAATRITDEQLAGVKTHLDAMREARDDVELLNAHDAAFHRAVVEATGNESLLALLEGVSGRTLRARIWRGRVDAQVAARTIMEHEAIYEALATRDATLSQAAALLHVSSTEQWLREHLESEGAAPSDTTANSG; this is encoded by the coding sequence GTGTCCCTCACGGACAAGGCCATCGAGCAGATTCGCGAGCTGATCCGGACCGGCGAGCTGCTGCCCGGTTCGAAGCTCCCTCCCGAGCCGGATCTGGCGGCTCAGCTGGGGCTGTCCCGCAACCTGGCGCGCGAGGCGGTCAAGGCGCTGGCGGTCGCCCGTGTGCTGGAGGTCAAGCGGGGCGACGGCACCTATGTCACCAGTCTGCAGGCGAGTGTCCTGCTGGAGGGCCTCGGCGGTGCCGTGGAACTGCTCCAGGCCGACGCGGGCGCGCTACTGGACCTGATGGAAGTACGGCGGCTGCTCGAACCCGCCGCCACCGGGCTCGCCGCCACCCGCATCACCGACGAGCAACTGGCAGGTGTCAAAACCCATCTCGACGCGATGAGGGAGGCCCGCGACGACGTCGAACTCCTCAACGCGCACGACGCGGCCTTCCACCGCGCCGTCGTCGAGGCCACGGGCAACGAGTCCCTGCTGGCACTGCTCGAAGGCGTCTCCGGTCGCACGCTGCGCGCCCGCATCTGGCGAGGCCGGGTCGACGCGCAGGTCGCGGCCAGGACCATCATGGAGCACGAGGCGATCTACGAGGCGCTGGCCACCCGCGACGCCACACTCAGCCAGGCGGCCGCGCTGCTGCATGTGAGCAGCACGGAACAGTGGCTGCGCGAACACCTCGAGTCCGAAGGCGCTGCTCCTTCGGACACCACCGCGAACTCCGGCTAG
- a CDS encoding aminoglycoside phosphotransferase family protein gives MEKILDVEASLSDPWLAYFADRGYTGVRRIGAGVEGVVYALGQGRAAKVWSGRPTVDLDLTRQVYADIAWHSLPFATPEIFDVEDHEGVLVTYERELPGSPMRADSAHADYERDLPAPHKDALLAVLRGLASVPGTDAMRALTVQGDDRPLWQDRDSFRDALAALVARAAARNGAALAAHVPDFDTGVERTLEALLSLPDAPVTVIHGDLVPPNIHVDATGRTVALLDFGFCTTAGDPAFEAGVTAAVHDMYGPYAAEHTAELTALFAHELGYPPATLTTYQAAYALVTHDLFGLDDRDGHFRWCAQQLRRNSVFSA, from the coding sequence ATGGAGAAGATCCTGGACGTGGAAGCCTCACTCTCCGATCCATGGCTCGCGTACTTCGCCGACCGTGGGTACACCGGTGTCCGTCGTATCGGTGCTGGTGTCGAGGGCGTCGTCTACGCGCTGGGCCAGGGCCGGGCTGCCAAGGTGTGGAGCGGTCGGCCAACGGTCGACCTCGACCTGACCCGCCAGGTGTACGCGGACATCGCGTGGCACTCCCTGCCCTTCGCCACCCCGGAGATCTTCGACGTCGAGGACCACGAGGGCGTCCTGGTGACGTACGAGCGTGAACTGCCCGGGAGCCCGATGCGGGCCGACTCCGCGCACGCCGACTACGAGCGCGACCTGCCCGCCCCGCACAAGGACGCACTCCTCGCGGTGCTTCGGGGCCTGGCCTCCGTGCCCGGCACCGATGCCATGCGTGCGTTGACGGTCCAGGGTGACGACCGTCCGCTGTGGCAGGACCGCGACAGTTTCCGCGACGCCCTCGCGGCCCTGGTCGCCCGGGCCGCGGCCCGGAACGGTGCCGCCCTGGCCGCCCACGTGCCGGACTTCGACACGGGAGTCGAACGCACACTGGAGGCGCTGCTCTCGCTCCCCGACGCCCCGGTGACAGTGATCCACGGCGACCTCGTCCCGCCCAACATCCACGTCGACGCGACCGGACGGACCGTCGCCCTGCTCGACTTCGGCTTCTGCACGACCGCCGGCGACCCAGCCTTCGAGGCCGGCGTCACCGCCGCCGTCCACGACATGTACGGGCCGTACGCCGCAGAGCACACCGCTGAGCTGACAGCGCTCTTCGCCCACGAGCTGGGGTACCCGCCGGCGACGCTCACCACCTATCAGGCCGCATACGCGCTCGTCACCCATGACCTCTTCGGCCTGGACGACCGCGACGGGCACTTCCGGTGGTGCGCGCAGCAGCTCCGCCGCAACTCCGTGTTCAGCGCCTGA
- a CDS encoding ricin-type beta-trefoil lectin domain protein, with the protein MRRLCGPAAPSDLVTVTHTEREVDDTGTCEREFRRWLGRVPTRPRRCRAACSAGPQPAERACGCPADRRICRSRSVRSPPVMGGFPAGARTMRRSGTVAASLITCGSWWPRIRTSWPSPWSRPADGSVSNDLFGLCLDVTGTATADGSKVQMWSCTGASDQEWSLSGGGRRADGLWFRCAGTSRDRPGAASCCGSVRRNFRSVRTGSLGARRAV; encoded by the coding sequence ATGCGTCGACTGTGCGGTCCGGCCGCTCCGAGTGACCTGGTCACCGTCACGCATACCGAGCGCGAAGTTGATGATACTGGGACGTGTGAACGGGAATTTCGTCGCTGGCTCGGGCGGGTGCCGACTCGACCTCGCCGGTGCCGCGCGGCGTGCTCAGCCGGGCCGCAGCCGGCGGAGCGCGCCTGCGGGTGCCCGGCCGACAGGCGGATCTGTCGTTCCCGGTCGGTCAGGTCACCGCCCGTGATGGGCGGCTTCCCCGCGGGGGCGAGGACGATGCGCAGGTCGGGGACGGTTGCCGCGAGCCTGATCACTTGTGGCAGCTGGTGGCCGCGGATCAGGACGTCGTGGCCGAGCCCGTGGTCGCGCCCGGCCGACGGTAGTGTCAGCAACGACCTGTTCGGCCTCTGTCTCGACGTGACCGGTACGGCGACGGCGGACGGTTCCAAGGTCCAGATGTGGAGCTGCACCGGCGCATCCGACCAGGAGTGGTCGCTGTCCGGCGGAGGTCGGCGGGCGGACGGCCTCTGGTTTCGGTGCGCGGGTACGTCCCGCGACCGGCCGGGCGCCGCGTCGTGCTGCGGATCGGTCCGCCGGAACTTCCGGTCGGTCAGAACGGGAAGTCTCGGGGCTCGCCGCGCAGTGTGA
- a CDS encoding SMI1/KNR4 family protein, with protein MTHTDDRGFPAALAAAMAAPFDYAGGDGVDFEPFEAFLSAEETADWLRAWTGNDQLDGDAFRVFGQDGSGGYAAFWLIRPGRPLADQPVVFLGSEGETGVVARDLGDFLWLLADGVGPWEAATSYEPDRTPTPDHELTAVAGRFAPDRRRSAAAVIELATQEFPDFDDIVMALCR; from the coding sequence GTGACGCACACCGATGACCGCGGTTTTCCCGCCGCCCTCGCCGCCGCCATGGCCGCTCCGTTCGATTACGCGGGCGGCGACGGGGTCGACTTCGAACCTTTCGAGGCGTTCCTGTCCGCCGAGGAGACCGCCGACTGGTTGCGGGCATGGACGGGAAACGACCAACTGGACGGCGATGCCTTCCGCGTCTTCGGCCAGGACGGCTCGGGCGGGTACGCGGCGTTCTGGCTGATCCGGCCGGGCCGGCCCCTGGCGGACCAACCCGTCGTCTTCCTCGGCTCTGAGGGGGAGACCGGAGTCGTGGCACGTGACCTGGGCGACTTCCTGTGGCTGCTGGCGGACGGGGTCGGCCCCTGGGAGGCGGCCACCTCGTACGAACCGGACCGGACCCCGACTCCGGATCACGAACTGACGGCTGTCGCCGGACGCTTCGCACCGGACCGCCGTCGATCGGCCGCAGCCGTGATCGAGCTGGCCACCCAGGAGTTCCCCGACTTCGACGACATCGTCATGGCCCTCTGCCGCTGA
- a CDS encoding SDR family oxidoreductase, with translation MSGTTAASTPTTVVTGSTGRIGGRVARRLAERGLPQKLLVRSPERAPRLTGAVAVRGEYADRDAVLDALAGTRTLFMVSASESADRLAQHKAFVDAAVEAGVRHLVYLSFYGAAPDATFTLARDHFHTERHIRASGLAYTFLRDNLYAEFVPDLVGEDGAIRGPAGSGRAAFVAQDDIADAADAVLSRPDDHAGVTYDLTGPDSLSLDDAAAVLSERLGRAVTYRQETVEEAYASRAAYGAPDWQLDAWVSTYTAIAAGELDGVSDAVPRLTGRPATPLADVVHAVAG, from the coding sequence ATGTCTGGAACCACCGCCGCATCCACCCCCACGACCGTCGTCACCGGGTCCACCGGTCGGATCGGCGGCCGCGTCGCCCGACGTCTGGCGGAGCGAGGACTGCCGCAGAAACTCCTGGTCCGCAGCCCGGAGCGCGCCCCTCGGCTGACCGGGGCGGTCGCCGTGCGCGGCGAGTACGCAGACCGGGACGCCGTGCTGGACGCCCTCGCGGGCACTCGGACGCTCTTCATGGTCTCCGCCTCCGAGAGCGCCGACCGGCTCGCCCAGCACAAGGCGTTCGTGGACGCCGCCGTCGAGGCGGGTGTACGGCACCTGGTGTACCTCTCGTTCTACGGTGCGGCGCCCGACGCCACCTTCACCCTGGCGCGCGACCACTTCCACACCGAGCGGCACATCCGCGCGAGCGGGCTGGCGTACACCTTCCTCCGGGACAACCTCTACGCGGAGTTCGTCCCCGACCTCGTCGGCGAGGACGGCGCCATCCGCGGTCCGGCCGGCAGCGGGCGCGCCGCGTTCGTCGCCCAGGACGACATCGCCGACGCGGCCGACGCGGTGCTGTCCCGGCCGGACGACCACGCGGGCGTGACGTACGACCTGACCGGACCCGACTCGCTCTCGCTGGACGACGCGGCCGCCGTCCTGTCCGAGCGGCTCGGACGTGCCGTCACCTACCGGCAGGAGACCGTCGAGGAGGCCTACGCCTCCCGTGCCGCCTACGGCGCTCCGGACTGGCAGCTGGACGCCTGGGTGTCCACCTACACGGCCATCGCCGCCGGCGAACTGGACGGCGTCAGTGATGCCGTGCCCCGCCTCACCGGCCGTCCCGCCACGCCCCTCGCCGACGTGGTCCATGCCGTGGCCGGCTGA
- a CDS encoding aldehyde dehydrogenase family protein: MNVPDPTATDAGRPARPVTVRHHIGGAWTDSLGGGTYPDHDPWTGAVMATVAAGDAEDARRAVDAAQAAFAGWAEALPAERQRVLLSAAEVLDRRREEVIGLLTRETGCGRHYATVQVDFSVSLLRQAAGLPYTAVGQVLPSDTPGTRALAVRGPVGVVAAIAPWNASLVLSGRSFVAPIALGNTVVLKPSEESPLTGGTLWAEIFAEAGLPPGVLNVITHAPGDAGAIADALVSHPSVRRVNFTGSTPTGRRLAETAGRHLKRVVLQLSGQNPLLVLADADLSYAVDAAIYGAFVHQGQVCMCARRIYVERPIAEEFTRRFTERAATLPVGDPHDPRTVVGPVINKWALSLLDRRVEEAVSMGARLLTGGAAEPPCYPPTVLTDVPEDAELAFDETFGPVVTLETVDDADHAVERANASRYGLTAGVLTGDVHRGLDIARRLQAGIVHVNDQPVNDEPNMPFGGVKESGWGRFGTGFAAEDFTELRWITLRGEPRDFPF, from the coding sequence GTGAACGTTCCCGACCCCACGGCGACGGACGCGGGCCGGCCGGCCCGCCCGGTCACGGTGCGCCACCACATCGGCGGCGCGTGGACCGACTCGCTGGGCGGAGGGACCTACCCCGATCACGACCCGTGGACCGGAGCCGTCATGGCGACGGTCGCCGCGGGTGACGCGGAGGACGCCCGCCGGGCGGTGGACGCCGCCCAAGCGGCCTTCGCCGGGTGGGCCGAGGCGCTGCCGGCCGAGCGACAGCGGGTCCTGCTGAGCGCGGCCGAGGTCCTCGACCGCCGTCGTGAGGAGGTCATCGGCCTGCTCACGAGGGAGACGGGGTGCGGCCGCCACTACGCGACGGTGCAGGTGGACTTCAGCGTCTCGTTGCTCCGCCAGGCCGCCGGACTTCCCTACACCGCCGTCGGACAGGTGCTGCCCTCGGACACCCCCGGGACCCGGGCGCTCGCCGTCCGTGGGCCGGTCGGAGTCGTCGCCGCCATCGCCCCGTGGAACGCTTCGCTGGTGCTGTCCGGTCGCAGCTTCGTCGCCCCGATCGCCCTCGGCAACACGGTCGTCCTCAAGCCGTCCGAGGAGTCCCCTCTCACCGGCGGCACCCTCTGGGCGGAGATCTTCGCGGAAGCCGGGCTCCCGCCGGGCGTCCTCAACGTGATCACCCATGCCCCCGGCGACGCCGGTGCCATAGCGGACGCGCTCGTGTCCCATCCCTCGGTGCGCCGCGTCAACTTCACCGGCTCCACGCCCACCGGCCGCCGTCTCGCCGAGACGGCCGGCCGCCATCTCAAGCGCGTCGTCCTCCAGCTCAGCGGCCAGAACCCGCTGCTCGTCCTCGCCGACGCCGACCTGTCCTACGCGGTCGACGCCGCGATCTACGGCGCGTTCGTGCACCAGGGGCAGGTGTGCATGTGTGCCCGCCGGATCTACGTGGAGCGACCGATCGCGGAGGAGTTCACGCGCCGCTTCACCGAGAGGGCGGCCACGCTGCCCGTCGGTGACCCGCACGACCCTCGCACCGTGGTCGGACCGGTGATCAACAAATGGGCGCTGTCCCTCCTGGACCGTCGTGTCGAGGAGGCTGTCTCGATGGGCGCCCGCCTGCTGACCGGGGGAGCGGCCGAACCGCCGTGCTACCCGCCCACCGTCCTGACCGACGTCCCCGAGGACGCCGAACTCGCCTTCGACGAGACCTTCGGCCCGGTCGTGACCCTGGAGACGGTCGACGACGCCGACCATGCGGTGGAGCGCGCGAACGCCTCCCGCTACGGGCTGACCGCGGGTGTGCTGACCGGCGACGTCCATCGTGGATTGGACATCGCCCGCCGCCTCCAGGCGGGGATAGTGCATGTCAACGACCAACCGGTCAACGACGAACCGAACATGCCTTTCGGCGGCGTGAAGGAGAGCGGCTGGGGCCGCTTCGGCACGGGATTCGCGGCCGAGGACTTCACCGAACTCCGCTGGATCACACTGCGCGGCGAGCCCCGAGACTTCCCGTTCTGA
- a CDS encoding alpha/beta hydrolase, whose amino-acid sequence MNILLIGGLWLDGSVWGRVASALEALGHRPVPLTLPGQGDGSTSATLDDQLETVLAAVDAAPGRLMVVGHSAACSLAWLAADRRPGRLAKVALIGGFPSSHGQLYADFFEVRDGVMPFPGWGPFEGPDAADLDDEARRELAAAAIPVPQGVAQGVVRLADDLRFDVPVVVVCPEFTPAQAQEWIDAGDVPELARVKHVDLVDIDSGHWPMITKPAELARILATAAEAATDGT is encoded by the coding sequence ATGAACATCCTGCTCATCGGCGGCCTGTGGCTGGACGGATCCGTGTGGGGCCGCGTTGCCTCCGCGCTGGAGGCGCTCGGCCATCGCCCGGTGCCGCTGACCCTCCCGGGCCAGGGGGACGGCTCCACGTCCGCAACGCTCGACGACCAGTTGGAGACCGTGCTCGCGGCAGTGGACGCCGCGCCCGGCAGGCTCATGGTGGTGGGGCATTCCGCCGCCTGCTCGCTGGCCTGGCTGGCCGCCGACCGACGGCCGGGGCGGCTGGCCAAGGTCGCCCTGATCGGCGGCTTCCCTTCCTCCCATGGCCAGTTGTACGCCGACTTCTTCGAGGTGCGTGATGGTGTCATGCCCTTCCCGGGCTGGGGCCCGTTCGAGGGGCCGGACGCCGCCGACCTCGACGACGAGGCCCGGCGGGAGTTGGCGGCTGCCGCGATCCCCGTGCCCCAAGGTGTGGCCCAGGGCGTGGTGCGGCTGGCGGACGACCTGCGGTTCGACGTCCCGGTCGTGGTCGTATGCCCGGAGTTCACGCCCGCGCAGGCTCAGGAGTGGATCGACGCCGGCGATGTCCCGGAACTCGCCCGGGTCAAGCACGTCGACCTCGTCGACATCGACTCGGGCCACTGGCCCATGATCACCAAGCCTGCCGAGCTGGCCCGGATCCTGGCCACGGCAGCCGAAGCGGCGACCGACGGAACGTGA
- a CDS encoding IclR family transcriptional regulator, with the protein MTSRTPPSASDEPKPPLAAHDPEDTGDREDTVAPPKAAVAAGFSQSLERGLLILSSFSENRPVLGISDLGRAVGLNRSTAYRYVATLAKLGYLQQDPDSRKYSLGPKVVDLGFAAINSMEITRVAGPFLQALSDETGYTVSMAVLDGPDIVYVDRRRSGRARTFALGLHLHVGSRLPAYCTSMGKVLLAHQEPAVLRDLVDRTDLARRGPKTITAREQLMAALARVRRTGFALSDEELAPGLRSLAAPVRDRSGAVVAAVNVAVHLTVWNVSVESVMARLEAPLRRATTEISVRLGHRPQS; encoded by the coding sequence ATGACCTCCCGGACACCGCCGTCGGCATCCGACGAGCCCAAGCCTCCCCTCGCGGCCCACGACCCCGAGGACACCGGGGACCGCGAGGACACCGTGGCGCCCCCGAAGGCGGCGGTCGCCGCCGGGTTCTCCCAGTCGCTGGAACGCGGCCTGCTGATCCTGTCCTCGTTCAGCGAGAACCGCCCTGTGCTGGGCATCTCCGACCTGGGGCGCGCGGTCGGCCTCAATCGCAGCACCGCCTACCGGTACGTGGCCACACTCGCCAAACTCGGCTATCTGCAACAGGATCCGGACTCCCGGAAATACTCCCTGGGGCCCAAGGTCGTCGACCTCGGATTCGCGGCGATCAACTCCATGGAGATCACCCGCGTCGCCGGGCCGTTCCTCCAGGCCCTGTCGGACGAGACCGGCTACACCGTGAGCATGGCCGTGCTCGACGGCCCGGACATCGTCTACGTCGACCGGCGGCGCAGCGGACGCGCGCGCACCTTCGCCCTGGGGCTCCACCTGCATGTCGGCTCCCGCCTTCCGGCGTACTGCACGTCGATGGGCAAGGTCCTGCTCGCGCACCAGGAGCCGGCCGTACTGCGCGACCTGGTCGATCGCACGGATCTCGCCCGGCGAGGGCCCAAGACGATCACCGCGCGGGAGCAGCTCATGGCGGCTCTGGCACGGGTCCGGCGGACCGGGTTCGCGCTCAGCGACGAGGAACTCGCGCCAGGGCTGCGGTCGCTGGCCGCGCCGGTGCGGGACCGTTCCGGCGCCGTGGTGGCCGCGGTCAATGTCGCAGTGCACCTCACGGTGTGGAACGTCTCGGTGGAGTCCGTCATGGCACGCCTGGAGGCTCCCCTGCGGCGCGCGACGACGGAGATCTCGGTCCGGCTCGGCCATCGGCCGCAGTCCTGA
- a CDS encoding nuclear transport factor 2 family protein produces the protein MSNAKNTVLQAVTELFGDKDPAAVDRWVAADYKQHSALAADGPEALRGLVAGLGENFRYEGTRVIADGDLVALHGTYHGFGPNPLVGFDILRIDADGKLAEHWDALTPLVLDTVSGRSQTDGPTAVTETDRTDANRALVAEFAEQVLVGADYSVLTDYISTETYHQHNTDAADGLDGFGAAAAKWAEQGKNLVYKKVHRIVAEGEFVLTQSEGEFGVPVAYYDLFRVADGRIVEHWDVIAPVPAELPHGNGLF, from the coding sequence ATGAGCAACGCGAAGAACACCGTCCTTCAGGCCGTCACCGAACTCTTCGGGGACAAGGACCCCGCGGCCGTGGACCGCTGGGTGGCCGCGGACTACAAGCAGCACAGCGCGCTCGCCGCCGACGGCCCCGAAGCCCTGCGCGGGCTGGTCGCCGGCCTGGGCGAGAACTTCCGCTACGAGGGCACCCGAGTCATCGCCGACGGTGACCTCGTCGCCCTGCACGGCACCTACCACGGCTTCGGTCCGAACCCCCTCGTCGGGTTCGACATTCTCCGGATCGACGCCGACGGCAAGCTGGCCGAGCACTGGGACGCCCTGACCCCGCTCGTCCTGGACACCGTCTCCGGCCGCTCCCAGACCGACGGCCCCACAGCGGTCACCGAGACCGACAGGACCGACGCCAACCGCGCCCTGGTGGCCGAGTTCGCCGAGCAGGTCCTCGTCGGCGCCGACTACTCGGTGCTCACCGACTACATCTCCACCGAGACCTACCACCAGCACAACACCGACGCCGCCGACGGCCTCGACGGTTTCGGGGCGGCAGCGGCCAAGTGGGCCGAGCAGGGCAAGAACCTCGTCTACAAGAAGGTCCACCGGATCGTCGCCGAGGGCGAGTTCGTCCTGACCCAGTCCGAGGGCGAGTTCGGCGTGCCCGTGGCGTACTACGACCTCTTCCGTGTCGCGGACGGCAGGATCGTCGAGCACTGGGACGTCATCGCCCCCGTGCCTGCCGAACTGCCGCACGGCAACGGCCTGTTCTGA
- a CDS encoding AAA family ATPase: MMGTEETRLVVLRGNSASGKSSVAEGLRERFGRGLALVGQDNLRRTVLREHDRPGAANIGLIDLTARYALDAGFHVVVEGILYADRYGDMLARLRADHRGPTHHYYLDVPFDETLARHATKPIAEVVEEARLREWYRPRDLLPGGIETVIGADSALGQSVDRIMTDTGLAHLHPADR, from the coding sequence ATGATGGGCACTGAGGAAACCCGGCTCGTCGTGCTGCGCGGCAACAGCGCCTCGGGGAAGTCGTCCGTGGCGGAGGGCCTGCGGGAGCGGTTCGGTCGTGGCCTGGCGCTGGTCGGCCAGGACAACCTCCGCCGCACGGTGCTCCGCGAACACGACCGGCCGGGCGCGGCGAACATCGGTCTGATCGACCTGACGGCACGTTACGCCCTCGACGCGGGCTTCCACGTCGTCGTCGAAGGCATCCTGTACGCCGACCGTTACGGCGACATGCTCGCCCGCCTCCGGGCCGACCATCGGGGACCGACCCACCACTACTACCTGGACGTCCCGTTCGACGAGACCCTCGCCCGGCACGCCACCAAACCGATCGCCGAGGTCGTCGAGGAGGCCCGGTTGCGGGAGTGGTACCGGCCCCGGGACCTGTTGCCCGGCGGGATCGAGACGGTCATCGGCGCCGACAGCGCCCTGGGGCAGAGTGTCGACCGCATCATGACCGACACGGGCCTGGCCCACCTGCACCCGGCGGACCGCTGA